One Silene latifolia isolate original U9 population chromosome 4, ASM4854445v1, whole genome shotgun sequence DNA segment encodes these proteins:
- the LOC141651233 gene encoding uncharacterized protein LOC141651233, producing MTLQLADRSVKRPLGVLEDIPVKVGKYLIPAGFIVLDIPEDSHTPIILDRPFLATGGVGIDVRDGRLTFRIEGDKVEFNLSNLVKGPKLYQACTIEVIDKVVAEVAREESEMKEAFQIAIHDEEMDKDPEVDDEVLKKV from the coding sequence atgactctccaattggcggataggtccgtcaaaCGCCCTTTGGGGGTACTTGAAGACATACCCGTCAAGGTTGGAAAATATTTGATTCCCGCCGGCTTTATTGTCCTCgatattccggaggatagccACACCCCCATCATCCTCGATAGGCCATTCTTAGCTACCGGTGGAGTGGGTATTGATGTAAGAGATGGGCGGCTAACCTTTAGAATAGAGGGCGATAAAGTTGAATTTAACCTTTCTAATCTTGTGAAAGGACCAAAGCTATATCAAGCATGCACGATTGAAGTCATTGATAAAGTAGTTGCGGAAGTGGCTAGGGAAGAGTCGGAAATGAAAGAAGCATTTCAAATTGCCATACACGATGAGGAGATGGATAAAGATCCTGAAGTTGATGATGAAGTGCTTAAGAAAGTTTAG
- the LOC141651232 gene encoding uncharacterized protein LOC141651232, which yields MAEDSSCLLCGLLDETHDHLFFTCEFSSRCLQLLSDWLSVVIPGQNTVNWWVSMRFRSLFLKRITGAAICSLFYQVWHARNKCLHESVMVVPKIIIQFIRQVICTRIRHVISYKLQEKHSRLIRRFMS from the coding sequence ATGGCAGAGGATAGTAGTTGTCTACTCTGTGGTTTGTTGGATGAAACGCATGATCATCTGTTTTTCACCTGTGAATTCAGTAGCAGGTGTTTGCAGCTTTTATCAGATTGGCTAAGTGTTGTTATCCCTGGACAGAATACAGTGAATTGGTGGGTGTCTATGAGGTTCAGATCTCTTTTCTTGAAACGGATTACTGGAGCTGCCATATgctctcttttttatcaggtgtGGCATGCTAGAAACAAGTGTCTACATGAAAGTGTTATGGTGGTACCAAAAATTATAATTCAGTTTATTAGGCAAGTGATTTGTACTAGAATTCGACATGTTATAAGCTATAAGTTACAAGAAAAACACTCTAGATTGATTAGGCGGTTTATGTCCTAG